From a region of the Phragmites australis chromosome 21, lpPhrAust1.1, whole genome shotgun sequence genome:
- the LOC133904050 gene encoding uncharacterized protein LOC133904050, translating to MAKTAAATALDIAEISFSDLTVLLLPKTPDDDDRRRRVLATVGTELGRGGSGLLAIAGVPRAGALRRRLLPLARRLALMDHPTRAQLLKRHGLGSDVPLKKLDRSVSSFVQLLRYSGKLHLLESVNKTESISNGFVCPEKAQSDDGFEEPKGDDDIENLAQLVKELGLYMMELGILVARACDIVIGGGQLEQSISDFGTAKARLIHYHSEFDNIVIRESSTKRKGSVNKVAAKSYQSCSQRSVSGSTHCIKSEDETTVMVKRKNDSNDVSIQSQGGSISLSNLWQEWHYDYGIFTVLTGPLFSRASVGEECLISQECHPPDGHTHLQLCSRSKIFSVRCSPNSFIAQVGEAADILSRGKLKSTLHAVSRPLSFTDISRETFVVFLQPSWDKTLTYSSYSSDAEDKSSDDKDMPVRSDGSATFYHEDVFMQGILKKIPPLSSRLKEGMTFAEFSQQTTKHYYGGGGIQQNN from the exons ATGGCGAAGACGGCGGCAGCGACGGCCCTGGATATCGCTGAGATCTCCTTCTCCGACCTAACCGTCCTCTTATTGCCGAAGACACCGGATGACGACGACCGCCGTCGCCGCGTCCTGGCCACTGTGGGCACCGAGCTCGGTCGAGGCGGGTCTGGGTTGTTGGCCATCGCCGGCGTTCCGCGCGCAGGCGCcctccggcggcggctcctccccTTGGCCCGGCGCCTCGCTCTCATGGACCATCCCACCCGCGCCCAACTCCTCAAG AGGCATGGTTTGGGCAGCGACGTGCCTCTGAAGAAGCTCGATCGGTCTGTCTCCTCATTCGTGCAGCTCCTAAGGTATTCAGGTAAACTCCACCTATTAGAGTCAGTGAACAAAACTGAAAGCATCAGCAATGGATTTGTTTGTCCAGAGAAGGCACAGtctgatgatggatttgaagaaCCTAAGGGTGATGACGACATTGAAAATCTTGCTCAACTCGTTAAGGAGCTGGGTTTGTACATGATGGAGCTTGGGATTTTGGTTGCGCGAGCTTGCGACATTGTTATTGGCGGAGGTCAGTTAGAGCAGAGCATCTCTGACTTTGGGACTGCAAAGGCAAGGCTCATTCACTACCACTCTGAGTTTGATAACATTGTTATCAGGGAGAGCAGCACAAAGAGAAAAGGCTCGGTAAATAAAGTGGCTGCAAAATCTTACCAGTCATGTTCTCAAAGGTCTGTATCAGGAAGCACGCATTGCATCAAATCAGAAGATGAAACTACTGTTatggtaaaaagaaaaaatgattcCAACGATGTATCAATTCAGAGCCAGGGTGGCTCGATTTCCCTGTCGAACCTATGGCAGGAGTGGCACTATGACTATGGAATCTTTACAGTTTTAACAGGACCATTGTTTTCCCGTGCCTCCGTGGGAGAAGAATGTTTGATCAGCCAGGAATGCCATCCTCCTGATGGGCACACACACCTGCAGTTATGCAGCAGAAGTAAGATATTCTCAGTTAGATGCTCTCCTAATAGCTTCATTGCTCAGGTTGGAGAAGCAGCGGACATCTTGTCCAGGGGGAAGCTGAAATCTACACTTCATGCTGTGAGTAGACCTTTGAGTTTCACAGACATCAGCCGTGAGACTTTTGTAGTCTTCCTACAGCCCTCATGGGACAAAACTTTAACTTATTCGAGTTACTCTTCTGATGCTGAAGATAAATCAAGTGATGACAAGGACATGCCAGTCAGGAGTGATGGGTCAGCTACGTTTTATCATGAAGATGTATTTATGCAAGGAATTTTGAAAAAGATCCCCCCTCTTTCCTCAAGGCTAAAAGAAGGGATGACGTTTGCAGAGTTTTCTCAGCAGACAACAAAACATTATTATGGTGGTGGTGGCATCCAACAAAACAATTGA